In Cherax quadricarinatus isolate ZL_2023a chromosome 34, ASM3850222v1, whole genome shotgun sequence, the genomic stretch gaggaaggaaattgtacaaaaatacgagggctgaagcagtggtggaggaagtggttgacgcagcGTCAgtgtagctttgtttatgctggagtgagtattagtctccgtgctcttccaaacatttcacaataattcattgtatttggtgtttgtagattgagtgtgactggagtgggtgaggcagtggtagaggcagtgatagaggcagtggtatttactaacatttttttttttttcaacaagtcggccgtctcccaccaaggcagggtgacccaaaaaagaaagaaaatccccaaaaagaaaatacagtggacccctggttaacgatattttttcattccaaaagtatgttcaggtgccagtactgaccgaatttgttcccataaggaatatagtgaagtagattagtccatttcagacccccaaacatacacgtacaaacgcacttacataaatacacttacataattggtctcattgggaggtgatcgttaagcgggggtccactgtactttcatcatcattcaacactttcaccacacttacacattatcactgtttttgcagaggtgctcagaatacaacagcttagaagcatatacatataaagatacacaacatatccctccaaactgccaatatcccaaacccctcctttaaagtgcaggcattgtacttcccatttccaggactcaagtccgactatatgaaaataaccggtttccctgaatcccttcactaaatattaccctgctcacactccaacagatcgtcaggtcccaagtatcattcatctccattcactcctatctaacacgctcatgcacgcttgctggaagtccaagcccctcgcccccaaaacctcctttaccccctctttccaaccctttcgaggatgacccctacccctccttccttcccctatagatttatatgctttccatgtcattctactttgatccattctctctaaatgaccaaaccacctcaacaacccctcttctgccctctgactaatgcttttattaactccacaccttctcctaatttccacataatatttacaccacacattgcccttagacaggacatctccactgcctccaaccgtctcctcgctgctgcatttaccacccaagcttcacatccatataagtgttggtactatactatactttcatacattcccttctttgcttccatagataacgttttttgactccacatacacctcgacgcaccactcaccttttttccctcatcaattctatgagtaacctcatccttcataaatccatccgccgacacgtcaactcccaagtatctgaaaacattcacttcttccatactcctcctccccaatttgatatccaatttttctttatctaaatcatttgataccctcatcaccttactcttttctatgttcactttcaactttctacctttacacacattctcaaactcatccactaaccttcgcagtttttctttagaatctcccataagcacagtatcatcagcaaaaagtaactgtcaattcccattttgaatttgattccccataatttaatcccacccctctcccaaacaacctagcatttacttcttttacaaccccatctataaatatattaaacaaccatggtgacattacacatccctgtctaagacctacttttaccgggaagtagtctccctctcttctacacaccctaacctgagcctcactatcctcataaaaactcataggtatgctgagttcctctttacattcctttaaaacccttgcaaacagttcatcagggccttgggatttgttaggttttaatttctctatttgtctgagaacgatgtcactagttaccctaaccatgcatagtttattatcatcctgttctacataatttattatttctggaatttcgctaggaTTTCGCTTGGATTTCtcttattttttcacagtggttgttttgcatattgtgatatcacctgtttactgtgatcttattgcaaaaGTTCTGTATACACTTCTGAAATTTTAGATTTAAGCTCTTTTGTCAGTAACATGAAGGTTAATAAAATATACTGTACTCCTATAAACTAAAGATTTTAACATCCTCTGTGAAAGAGTTACCAGGAAGTAACTCACCTGTGTTGGCCAACGGTCATGATTGGGACACCAGGAATCTTGCGTATTCGTCTCTTGAGGTCTTTATCACAAGTTGCTACAATGTAGCATTTATGCTGGATACAAAACACAGAaagggaaacttttagttcaccTAATTTAAATGAAATGTTACATTTTCAGTACAATGTTGAGCAATACTGAGTTTTATAATGCAAGTAAAGACCAAATGTTTAAATATTTAGATATTACTATTACTGTAGTCTGTATAAATTTTATTTGTTCATGCTGTATAATATTTTTGGTCTAAGACTAAATCATTTATGTAGCAGCATCATTTTAATTTAAATACTGATCTACACTCCCTGTAACTATCAATTCAATAGAATTTGACTTACATGCTCTAAAGACTGCCTTAGTATATGTTTATATGCTTAAAACATAACAAAAAATTTCCTCTAAATTTCATACCTGTGTTATTCGCTGAACAAGACAGTCATCAGCATATATTCCTTTGTGAAGACAAGGCAAGGTTTCAATACGTGGGTCTTTGATAACTTTCAGTGCTAAGCGGTACTTTTCTCCCATCTGTTCCAGTTCTCCTCGGACACACTCAGTTATGCAAGGAATGCACTTAGCATACAAACAGTCCATCATCCCCTATTGAATAAAAATTATCTGGAGGTTGTTTGAGCAGAAAGATGCTGGAGAGGGATAGAATAAcaaaggtgtataaatctggggtggaaggtagaTAAATGGGGTAGAAGTTATCCCGTTAACAGTTGTAGGGAAGAGGTAAGGCGTGTTAGGGACTTATGCAACTAGCAGTCTTGTGCGAGCATCTCTGAATGGAGACAGCAGTTTTTAACAGAcatgctgttggagcgtgagaaATGCAAcgtatatgaagggattcaggttaGACTGAGTCCAgaaggtgggaagggcagtgcctacactctgaagaaggggtgggatGCTACAATCAGAGGGTACTCTGAATTATGGTGTCAGCACAGTTCTGGCAAGACACTGACTAggcacacaaataacctgcacataggagaataaAACTTATACAATGAATGAATGATAAATGTGCTTGCTTTTTTtagtcaccctgtcttggtgtaaggttaaaaaattaaaatagtaAAAGTTTATACTTATTAAAATCAAAGCAGTCCTgtgcataaataaataaaaataataacgaaATTTGTTAACCCGAGTTATTTCTCAATAATGCCAAATTATCAAATCAAATATGTATTTCAATTTTAACATTTTTTGTCCATAGCACTGATTATCATATAACAaaggatataaaaaaaaaacacacttaCCTTAACAATATCTACTCTGTTCTTAATAGCAAAGTTGATAAAATTGGTATCAACAAGTATGTGGTATGGTGGACCCAGCTGTGTGTTATACTCAAAAAAAAGAGCAGAGGAGTACTGTGGACTGCAAACAAGAAAAAAATGATGTAATAGCCACATTATATTTTTTCATGAAGAGCCTGAAAAAATAAACTATATAATTATATagtacctcggtgggatatggctggcaTGTTGAAAAAattatacagtactgtagtatATTGTATGAGCAGACAGCTATAACCAGCCGAGTTACataaaaaa encodes the following:
- the Bka gene encoding rRNA-processing protein FCF1 homolog, whose protein sequence is MPKAKKTRKFAVMKRMISLNDPRLNEKDRKPKKIKIPDPHEHKINEAPQYSSALFFEYNTQLGPPYHILVDTNFINFAIKNRVDIVKGMMDCLYAKCIPCITECVRGELEQMGEKYRLALKVIKDPRIETLPCLHKGIYADDCLVQRITQHKCYIVATCDKDLKRRIRKIPGVPIMTVGQHRFIIERMPDAPQI